The following is a genomic window from Synechococcus sp. JA-2-3B'a(2-13).
AATCCTTATCGATCGACGACTGGAAAGCTCAATGCTCAGCGGGCTGTGGGAGTTTCCCGGAGGCAAAATCGAGCCGGGAGAAACGGCTGCCGAGTGTGTAGTACGGGAGGTAAAAGAAGAAATCGGCATCGATATCGAGGTGGTCGCGCCGCTAGCCACCGTCGAACATGTCTATACCCATTTCACCGTTACTCTTATTGCTTTTATCTGCCGCTACCTGGGCGGAGAAGCCCAAGCCCTGCAATGTAGTGAGGTGCGCTGGGTCAGCCCGGCGGAGCTGTCGGAATTTCCCTTCCCAGGGGCCAATCAAAAGTTGTTTCCCCACTTGCATGCTTGGCTGGCGGAGCATGGGAACACCTTTGAACACACCTAATCTGCCAAATGGCTTGGGCCCCTCTGGAGCAGTTGCCCCAAGACATTCGATAGGATAGTAGGTGTCCTGCTGCCGTGAGCTACGGATATGCTTGTCACTCTGGAAAAAGCTGGGGAGATTCTGGCTAAGGGATCCCATACAGCCATCACAACCACAGATGGCAAGATCGCGCTGGTGCCCAAGGGAAAAGAAACCCTCAAACTGACGGCCAACGAAGCCATTAACCTAATGTTTTACGTCGTCCGCTCCGCTGAACCGGCAGAGACGGTGATGGCCCAACTGGAGGAGGCAGTTGCCAAAGCTCAAGCCCCCGATCCAGCCGAGGAACGGGCCAGAAAATATCGAGAACTTCGTGGCATCTAAACGGATGGGCACTCGTGCCGGTTGGATCCCTTCGCAAACTGGAGAGAGACCCCAAAACAAAGATTAAAAGCAGGAGGAGCTAAGGGCGACGAACTTTCCATCGGTGGTCCACCCCAGCAACATTGGCTCCTGCGGTTGAATGGCCCGTCCGGTGAGAGCACAGCATTGGGCTTGGTGGGCCGTGGCCGGGAAGCTGGCCCGAATATCCTCAGGACTGAGGGTGGCAGCCCCTTGAGAGTGACGCAGGACATAACTCCAAAGAATTTCCCGTATGAGGGCCTGGTAACCCTGATTTCCGGCCAACGCCTTCAGTCGCTGCTTCAGCTCACGTTCCAGCCGAATGCTGGTCACTTCCATCTGGGTCGTGGGAATGGGGGAATTGGCGCGAATGGGCATGCAGGGATCCTCCCTCGAAAAGCCTATACTACTCCTGTAGCATAGCTGGCTTACCGCCTGAGCGGGGATCCCGGCCTGGGTGAGATGGCTCAGGTCAAAATGGTTGCAAGCTGTGCAGTTCTGACCGCTAAGGCAACGTCAGCACCTGAGTGTATGGTTGAGTTGATCCCGCCCCGTCGCCGTGCCTTGGAGCATTTGCTGGCCCGCCTTGGATTCAGGGATCCGGCTTTGCTGGAACAACTGCGTTGGGATCTGCTGGATCAGGCTCTGATTCACCCTTCTCTGGATGGCCGACGGAACAACGATCGGCTGGAGTTGTTGGGGGATTCTGTCCTGCGAATTTTGGTTACGGAATTCTTGTTTCAGTCCTATCCCCATCTGTCGGTGGGAGAGCTGACCGCGATTCGCTCCGACCTGACCAGCGATGCTTACCTGGCAGAACTGGCGGATCTGCACGGCTTGGATCGCTACCTCGAGGTGGGATCCAGCTCTCAAAACGACTTGGCCGGACGGGGTCGGCGGCTGGCGGATGCTTTCGAGGCTCTGCTTGGGGCTTTTTATCTCAGTTGGGGTATTTACACGCTGCCCAGGCTGCATCCCTGGCTGGATCCCTACTTACACCGACGAGTGGAGCAATGGTTCCAAGACCCCACTCGGCGCAACCCCAAAGCAGCCTTGCAAGAACTGACCCAACGCCTTTGGGGTAGCCTGCCCGAATACCGCCTGGTGGCCGCCCAGGAGCATCCCCCTCATTTCACCATGGAAGTTTGGGGGCAAGGGCGGTGCTGGGGCCGCGGTGAAGGTCGCTCGAAAAAGGCTGCGGAAATGGCCGCCGCTGCTCAAGCCTACGAACACTTGCAGTCGGAGAAGACATGAGAGGCAACCACCGCTACGAGTTGGCCAGTTGGTTGTTTTTGCTGGGGAGCAGCCTGTTTGCGGCGAGCGAGGTGATGACCTTGGGTAGCGACC
Proteins encoded in this region:
- the rnc gene encoding ribonuclease III, whose translation is MVELIPPRRRALEHLLARLGFRDPALLEQLRWDLLDQALIHPSLDGRRNNDRLELLGDSVLRILVTEFLFQSYPHLSVGELTAIRSDLTSDAYLAELADLHGLDRYLEVGSSSQNDLAGRGRRLADAFEALLGAFYLSWGIYTLPRLHPWLDPYLHRRVEQWFQDPTRRNPKAALQELTQRLWGSLPEYRLVAAQEHPPHFTMEVWGQGRCWGRGEGRSKKAAEMAAAAQAYEHLQSEKT